The Montipora capricornis isolate CH-2021 chromosome 6, ASM3666992v2, whole genome shotgun sequence genome has a window encoding:
- the LOC138050449 gene encoding uncharacterized protein, which translates to MLHDSTIQLAQSLANRIIKPHVLKDTPVTELNLDDPKIYKPEHTIFMGFTTKIRLQQLLNDGDISEMQHSQVFKAAKAYFKDSLSYILTKFPLSNELIIKAGWIDVGSRIDSKWESVEFFINRFKAIFQQLSVDKLYDEFCDYQTDECFGDDVLKEAKVIDGDEDGEVLIHYRVDVLWWHIAQLVIPGTAAKRFKHLSKVAGLVLVLPLSNAGEERLFSIVRKNKTESRASMRLEGTLSSLLAVKLQYPEQTVPCH; encoded by the coding sequence ATGCTTCATGATTCCACCATACAACTGGCACAGTCTCTGGCCAACAGGATCATTAAGCCACATGTTCTAAAGGACACACCAGTTACAGAACTGAATTTGGATGATCCCAAGATTTATAAGCCAGAGCATACAATCTTTATGGGGTTTACCACAAAAATCAGGCTTCAACAACTTCTCAATGATGGAGACATTAGTGAGATGCAGCATTCCCAAGTATTTAAAGCAGCCAAAGCCTATTTTAAGGACTCCCTAAGTTACATTTTGACAAAATTTCCACTGTCAAACGAACTAATTATTAAAGCAGGATGGATTGATGTAGGAAGCAGAATAGATTCAAAGTGGGAGAGCGTGGAGTTTTTCATAAACAGatttaaagctatttttcaACAACTGTCTGTTGACAAGCTTTATGATGAGTTCTGTGACTACCAGACTGATGAATGTTTTGGGGATGATGTGCTGAAGGAAGCTAAAGTGATTGACGGAGATGAGGATGGAGAGGTGCTTATTCATTACAGAGTGGATGTCTTGTGGTGGCATATTGCTCAGCTTGTCATCCCTGGCACAGCTGCTAAACGATTTAAACATTTGTCAAAAGTAGCAGGACTTGTTTTAGTCTTGCCCCTTAGTAATGCTGGAGAGGAACGATTGTTTAGTATTGTGAGGAAAAACAAGACCGAGAGCAGAGCATCAATGAGGCTGGAGGGTACACTGTCAAGTTTGCTGGCCGTGAAGCTGCAGTATCCAGAGCAGACTGTACCGTGTCACTAG